CCGAAAGCCCGAATGTGTATGTCGCAACGGCAGGTCTTCTGGCTCGCCTCGTTTTGGGCGCCTTCCCGCCTCGCTTTGAGCGCGGCAGTGGCTTCATGCCAAAAACAACTGTGAGGCTTACAGCAGCGGGGACTGCCCCGGATTCGCACCGGGTTCCCTATTATCCTCTGTCATTCGAACAGCGGCACCGTAGCGGTGGCAAATGTACTCTGTTGAGGCGTGGCGTGGCTGCATGGTAGGGTTGATTTTTTTGCCCATGCGCTCAAAGCGGTCATGCCATGCCTTCGTCAAGCGATTTTAGGGGTGGCGGCCTGTGCTTGCAAGGTGTGTCGGTGCGCGTGCAGCACCATGTATTCGAGCAAGTCGCCGAGCAAAAATTTGAAATGCGGCCAGCGGAAGTGCGCGACCCGCGCCTTGTTCAAATCCACCTCGCGGGCTTGTTGGAGTAGGCGGAGCAACATTTCGGTGTTGATGAGGAAGGCTTTGACTTCGTGTTGCCGCACTTCCAAATACTTGGGATGGATGCGTTTGTGGCTTTTTCGGCGAATCTTGCCCGCGTTGAGTGGGTCGGCCCGACGGATGGCTTTTCGTCCCAGCGCGTTGGACTTGCGCTCCTCCACGGGCGACCACGAACGGGCTTTGGCTTTGTGAATGGCCAATTCGATGCGCGGCAGGAAGTAGTCGAATTGTGCGTTGAGGTGGGCGAAACATTCCAGCGCGTTCCATTGCTCAGGGCTTGGGCGCACCTGCAACGCTTCGGGCGGGGCGAGTGCGAGTTGGGTACGCACTGTTTCCATGAGCCTTTTCAGGTCGGCATCGAGTCGTTCGAGGAGTTGGTACTGTGTCATGAAGGCGTGTGGCAGTTGTGTTACGGTCGAATGATTCGATTTTGAAGATTAAACCAATTGATTCGATTGAAAAATCAAATGATTGTTAAGAATCGGCTCTCGAAACCAATTTGCGTTGAGTGTAGAAAGGCGGCAAAGGTAAACGCCAACAAGCAAGATGTGGAGCGCCCATCGGAATTTTAGAGGTGAGATTTTCATGGAAGCTTCTCATTGCCGAAAAGCATCTGGCTCACCCGTGTGATATTCGATGAAACGCATTATCCTGACGATGGTGGCACCAAATTCCTTTTCCACCTCGTGCTCCCAAATTCGGAGCACTTTCCAGCCCATTGCCTGTAAGGCCGCATTTACCTCCCCGTCGCGTTGCATATTACGCTCGATTTTAGGCAACCAAAAGCCGCGATTTTTCTTGATTTTATCTTTGTTTTCTTCCCAGCCGTAACCGTGCCAAAAGTCTCCATCAATGAAAACGGCGATTTTCCAACGCACAAAAACGATGTCGGGCTTGCCGGGTAGGCTCTTGTAATGCAGCCGATAGCGATACCCAAAGTGCCAAAGCACCTTGCGGACAGCTACCTCAACCTTTGAGTTGGCGGCGCGAATTTTCCGCATCAGCTCGGACTGTTTCGCGGTGGTGTAAAACCCGGCTGCTTCCTCGAACTTGGGCACTTTTATAGGTTCCTGCTTCGACATTTTTGAACGTTCTTGATTTCTCGCGCTTGCAAGCGGGTGTGTTCTCGTAATTTTGTGCCCACAAGCGAGCGCACGCCCACACTATTCACCCTCCCATTGGTTCATCAAACGGCACACTGGTCATCAAGGGCATCGCTCCATCAAGGCATGAAAACGAAAACCATTCGCAAAGATAAAATCAACGTCGTCACGCTCGGCTGCTCCAAAAACTTGGTGGACAGCGAAAATCTCATCACCCAGTTGCGCGGCAACGATTTCGAGGTGACGCACGATGCGCCCGAATTGGAAGCCAACGTGGTGATTGTGAACACTTGCGGCTTCATTGACGTGGCCAAGCAGGAGAGCATTGACACGATTTTGGAATACGCCGACATCAAAAAATCGGGCGGTATCGAGAAACTCTACGTCACGGGCTGCCTCTCGCAACGCTACAAGGACGACCTTGAAACAGAAATCCCCGAAGTGGACGCTTTTTTTGGCACCCTCGAAATGCCCGCGCTGCTCGCCCGCCTCGAAGCCGATTACAAACACGAGTTGCTCGGCGAGCGCCAAATCACCACCCTACCCCATTACGCCTACCTGAAAATTTCGGAGGGTTGCAATCGCACCTGTTCCTTCTGTGCCATTCCGCTCATGCGCGGCAAACACATCAGCCGCCCTGTGGAAGAACTGGTTTTTGAGGCAAAAAATCTGGCACGGCGCGGCGTGAAAGAACTCCTGCTCATCGCGCAGGAACTCACCTATTACGGCCTTGACATTTACAAAACCCGCGAGTTGCCACGCCTGCTCCACGCGCTCGCCGACGTGGAGGGCATCGAATGGATTAGGCTGCACTATGCATACCCCTCGAAATTCCCCCTCGAAATACTCGACGTGATGGCCGAGCGAAAGGAGATTTGCAACTACCTCGACATACCGCTCCAACACGCCAGCGACAACGTGCTGAACTTGATGCGCCGCCAAATCACCCGCGCCGAGACGGAGGAATTGCTGGATAAAATAAGGGCAAAGGTGCCGGGCGTGGCGCTGCGCACCACCTTTTTGGTGGGGCATCCCGGCGAAACTGCCGACGATTTCGAGCAATTGATGGATTTCGTGCAGACACAACGATTCGAGCGTGTCGGCGTTTTTCAATACTCGCATGAGGAAAACACCCGCGCCCACGAAATGGCCGACGATGTGCCTCCATCGGTGAAGGAAGAACGCGCCAATCGGCTCATGGAGGTGCAGCAAGAAATTTCCTTTGAAAAAAATCAGGCTAAAATCGGACAGGTACTCAAGACCCTTTTCGACCGCAAGGAAGGAAAATACTACGTCGGGCGCACCGAATCCGATTCGCCAGAAGTGGACAATGAAGTGTTGGTGCCGGCAAAGGGCAATTACGTCCGGCTCGGCGATTTTGCCGACGTGCAAATCACCGGCGCGGAGGAGTATGACCTTTATGGGGAACTTTTGAAGAAATAATTTGATTGAGGCACTTTTTTCGTTTGATATGATTTCTGACTGCCCCTGCGAACCAACCCGCCTTCAACCATAAATCTCGGCGGACAAGCAACCAGAAACGATGCTTTTCTCCATCCTTCCCTACGAACGAAAAATCTTTGAACTCGTCGGTCGCTGCGCCCGCGAAATCGGCGCGCCTGCTTATGTCGTGGGGGGCTATGTGCGCGACCGATTGTTGGGCCGCCCAACGAAAGACATTGACATCGTGTGCGTTGGCAGCGGCATCCGGCTTGCCGAGCAAGTCGCTTCCAAGCTGTCGCCTCGGCCCAAGGTGGCTTTTTACAGTCGGTTCGGGACAGCCATGCTCCGACACGAAGGCATGGAAATAGAGTTCGTCGGCGCACGGCGCGAGAGCTACCGGGAAGACAGTCGCAAGCCCGACGTGGAAGAAGGCACGCTCGAAGACGACCAAAACCGCCGCGACTTCACCATCAACGCGCTGGCGGTCAGCCTCAACGACGGCACCTTCGGGCAAATCATTGACCCCTTCAACGGGTTGGAACACTTGGAGCAAAAAATCATCAAAACCCCGCTCGACCCCGGCAAAACCTTCTCCGACGACCCCCTGCGAATGCTCCGCGCCATTCGGTTTGCCAACCAATTGGGTTTCGTCATAGAACCAAACACCTTCGAGGGCATCGCAAGGCACCGCACTCGCATTCACATCATCTCCAAAGAACGCATCGCCGCCGAGTTGGAGAAAATCCTGCTCACGCAACAACCCTCCATAGGTTTCAATTTGTTGTTCGACAGCGGCTTGCTGAAAATAATCCTTCCAGAAGTGGCTGCGCTGCAAGGGGTGGAAGACCGCGCCGGACGCGCCCACAAGGATAATTTTTACCACACCCTCGAAGTGCTCGACAATCTCTGCCGCCGCAGCAACAATCTTTGGCTGCGCTGGGCAGCCTTGCTCCACGACATCGCCAAACCCGCCACCAAACGCTTCGACAAGGAAACCGGCTGGACCTTCCACGGCCACGAGTGGGTGGGGGCGAACATGGTGCCCAAAATCTTCCGAAATCTCCGCTTACCGCTCGGAGCCGAACTCGAATATGTGCAAAAAATGGTGCGCCTTCACCTTCGCCCTATCTCGCTGACCAAAGAGCAAGTGACCGATAGCGCGGTGCGCCGCCTGCTTTTCGATGCCGGGCCTGAAATTGATGACTTGATGAAACTTTGCGAATCGGACATCACCACCAAAAACCCGCGCAAGATGGCGCGATACCTCGAAGGCTACGAGTACCTGAAAGAGCGCATGGCCTTGGTGAGCGAATCCGACCGCCTGCGCCTTTGGCAGCCCCCCATCACGGGCGAGGTCATCATGAAAACTTTCGGCATCTCGCCCTCGAAAGAGGTAGGCATCATCAAGACCGCTGTGCGAGAGGCGATTCTGGATGGGGAAATCCCCAACGAATTCGAGGCCGCGTTTGGGCGCATGGTCGAAGAAGGCAAGAAGATGGGCTTGGAAGCAAGTAAAGAAGCGGGCGATTTTCAGTTGAACACATAGTGGCGTGGAGGAAGGCAACCAATCACCCCTTCAACTCGATTTCTCATATTGTTGTCAATGCAAACAAGGGGTTGAAATTTTTTGGCGTTTGACACTCAACCTCTTCATCAAACAGGATGCTTCCGCACAACCCAAGCATTGACCTATCGTGAGGTGATGCCAACGGGAAGCAATCATTTCAGCACCTCGTCCAACTGTTCCACCTTGATGCGCCCCTTTGGCACCGTGATTTTCCAATAGGAGAAATCCTGCTCGGCTTCAAGGCCGTAGCCGTAGATGACCTCGCCTGGCTTGGTCACTTTCACAAATTTCTCGGTATAGATTTTTGCCGTTTTCTCATCCCAAATCAATTCCTCGGTCTCCAGCTTCTCACCTTCCGACGACACGAGCACCACGCTGTCGCGAGCGATGATTTGACCTTTTTCCTGATTTCGCACGGCAGTTTTGGCCGTCAGCACGCTGCGCACAGAGAGGTCGGGTTCCAAAAAATCAATCTTGACACCTTCGGGAAATTCCTGTCGAGGGTTTTCGCGGTCAGAGTAATTGTGGAGCAGCGGCCCCGTCACCCGCACCCGCACAATGGCGCTGTCCGAATATAAAATCTCCACATCTCGACCGACCTCTATCGCCACATCGTCCTGCGTGAACACCTGACGCTTCTCCACTTTTAGGTCGTTGCAGGCAATTAAAAATGACCAATAAACAACGGCCAATGACCAATAAACAATTCTATTCATCACGAAACAAAGCTTTTGAGGGCAAATCGGAACAGCAGCAACAGCCCACCGACTATGAGCAGAAGATATTGCACTGGCACATGTACCCACGCCACCAAATGCAGGCGGTCGAGAAAATACATGAGCACGAACACGGTGAAAATCATCGTCATCAGACCTGATAATTTGCCAAAGCCGGGTATGCGGTTGAAAGGCGTGTTGCGCCGAATGATGCCAAGCGTGACAATCATGCTCGCAATGGGCAAAACCTGCGTGAGCAGATTGACATTGAAGATGTTGCCGCCGCGCTGAAACAAAAACAAGTAAACGGCCAACGCCGCCGCAAAGATGCCCGGCACACACACCAAATAAACAAGTGCCGAGTACAGGTATTTCCACGGAGACAGATGCCCCTCGCCCTTGCCCATGATGCCTGCCAGCAGGGCGGTGAAAGGAATAAAGAGGAAGAATGCTAGCACGACGGCTGGGTTGGCATTGAGATAGTCGAAAAATTGCCCTAAAGTCATGGTGTTTCAAGTAATAATCGCGGCGAAAGGTAAGGAACTGTTTTAAAACCTCTCATTAGGTGGGAAGACACATCTTTTGGTGCTTAAATGTCAGAACAACGACGGCTAAAAATCCTATTTTCCAAAACCCACAACAGGCTCGCCCCCCCAAACGGCGAGCCTGTTTTTCCCCACTTCCTCAGCCTATACCGACAAGGTTTTTGTGGGACAAATACAGCAAGATGCACCAAAACATCCTATTTTTGCAACTTAACTTTTAAAAATTATACCGAAAATTTAAAGTTGAATGCAAAAAAACGTTCAGCGGCACTTACAGGCCCAGATGGAGCGCTGGCTTTTCAAAGGCAAAATCCTAATTCTGTACGGTGCGCGGCAAGTAGGCAAGACCACCCTTTCCAAGGCAATTCTGGAGCCGTTCGGCGACGACGGCCTCTACCTGAACTGCGAAATCCAATCGGTGCAATCAGCCTTGTCCGTGCGCGAGCCTTTGGCTTTGCAACGTTTTTTGGGCAACAAGAAACTTGTGGTGCTCGACGAAGCGCAATATGTGCCGGGCATCGGCGAAACGCTCAAACTGCTGGCCGACACCTTTCCGACCATTCAAATCATCGCCACCGGCTCCTCAAGCTTCGAACTGGCCAATCGCTCCGCAGAGCCGCTCACTGGCCGCGCCCTGACTTTTGAGCTGTATCCGCTCTCGTACACCGAGTTGGGGCAAGTCTTCAACACCGCCGAACGACGAGCACACCTTGATTTTGTGCTGCGCTATGGGCTTTACCCCGATATCGCATTCGCCCCCGAAGAAGATGCTCGCACATTGCTCGACAACCTCAGCAGTCGCTACCTCTACAAGGACGTGCTGGAATTTGAAAACCTCAAACGAGCCGATGTGTTGCTACGCCTGCTGCAACTCCTCGCTTTGCAAGTGGGACAGTTGGTGTCGTATCACGAACTGGCCAACGCCCTCAAAATCAGCAACCCCACGGCGGAGCGATACATTGATTTGCTGGAAAAAGCCTTCGTCGTGTTCCGCCTGCCGCCGTTCAGCCGCAACCTGCGCAGCGAAATCGGCAAGAAAAACAAGATTTTTTTCTACGATACAGGTATCCGCAACAGCATCATCCAGCAATACCAGCCCATGGATTTGCGAACCGACAAAGGCGCATTGTGGGAAAACTTCCTTGTGGCCGAACGCCTCAAACGACTTCAAGCATTAGGCTGGCGGCCTAACCGCTATTTTTGGCGCACCCACGAGCAGGTCGAAATTGACTATGTGGAAGAACGCGACGGCCAGTTGAATGCCTTCGAGTTCAAATGGCAGGACAAAGCCTCTCGTGTCCCCACCGCCTTCGCCAACGCCTACCCCAACAGCACCTTCGAAGTGGTGCACCAAGACAATTTTGAGGGCTTTATCGGAGACTGAAACGCTTTTGTCGCGCAAATCGCGCTTGCCCGTTGAGTTATTCCCCGACCTTCGCTCCCCAAACCACCCAACGATGCCTGACCGCAAAGCCCGCTACGCCGATTTCTGTCAAAGCCATTATGTGCCGATGCATTTGCAGCCGTGGTGGCTCGATGCCGTGTGCTCGGAAGGGCGTTGGGATGTTTGCCTGGCGACCGACGGCGGCGGGAAGATTTTGGGCGCAATGCCTTTCTACAAAACGCGGCGACTCGGCCTTTCGGTCATTCAACAGCCGCCCTTGACTTCTTACGCGGGACCTTGGCTGAATTACCCCCTGAATTTAAAGCCCCAAAAACGCCTCGATTTTGAAAAAAAAGTCTTCGACGACTTGATTCGGCAACTACCGCGCACGGCATTTTTTCAACAAAATTTTCACCCCGACGTGCAAAACTGGCTGCCGTTTCATTGGGCGGGTTTTCGGCAAACGACGCGCTACACCTACCTTTTCGATGATTTATCTGATTTGGAAAAAATAAGGGCGGGTTTCAAAAACACCTTGCGCACCGATTTGAAAAAAGCAGCGCAAGCCGTCGAGATTTTGCAGGAAAACGACGCGGCGGAGTTGCTTTTCCAACTCCATGAAATGTCTTTTTCCCGAAAAAACCGCCGCCCGCCCTACTCGTTTGAAACTTTCCAACGCCTCTGTTCGGCTTTGGCAGAACGCCAGCAATTGGCCATTTTCATCGCCCGCGACAAAAACAAAAGTGTGGCACACCTTCGAGGTGTGCCACACTTAGGCGTGCCCCACGCCGGCCTTTGTCTCGCCTTCGACGAACGCCGCGCCTCGGTGCTGCTCGCCGGTGCCGACCCGACGTTCAAGTCTTCCTGCGCCGCGTGGGCGTTGTTTTGGAAAGCGATGGAATTTTGCTCGGAAAGGGGGTTGAGCCTCGATTTTGAAGGAAGCATGGAGCGCGATATAGAGCGCGGATTTCGCGCTTTCGGGGCACAACTCACCCCGTATCATCAGATTTGGAAAGCGGGGAACAAGCCGTTGGAGTGGCTTATCAGAATTGTCAAGGGATGTTAGAAGGCATCAAGGGTCATCTACAAGACCCGCGAAGGCCCTTTGTGACCCTTGATGACGTGCGAGGCTCCTCTTCTGTTTCAAGATAAGACAAATCCCAACAAAAGCCCTTCCAATGCCGAAAAAGCACAAGCCAGCCAAATCCAGAGGTAGGGATTGCGGCGAGCGTCTTTTTTTTGCTGTAGCTTGCGGAAGGGGTGGTCGGGGTTGGCAAGCAACACCCGGACGAGTGAGAAACGAATGGTAAATTCATTGGCGAGCGCGGGGTTGCGCACCAATTGACGTTCGAAGGCCAGTTGTTCCTCGGCGCAAAGTTTGCCAAAGAGATAAGGTTCGATGAGTCTGAAATAATTCATCATAACGGCGGGAATAAAATCGGTTAATGAACAAAATGGTGGAATGGCGAAAGAACGTGATTTTGAGGATGTTTTGTTTTGCGAAAGACAATTTTTCTTGCAGCAGAATAACGTCTTGTCTTTCATCCGACAAATTGCCCCGAACGGGGTATTTGGTGCTTTTTCTGCCCTTTTGGGAAAACTTTTGGCGCGTCGGACTATTTTTTGAGAAGTTTGCGGCGCTTTTATTTTTCTTCACACCTTGAAACTTACACTCCTCGGCACAGGCACCTCGCAGGGCGTCCCCGTCATCGGGTGCAGCTGCGAGGTGTGCGCTTCCACTGACCCTCGCGACAATCGGTTGCGCTCTTCGGCGTGGCTTTCCGATGGCGCCACCAACATCGTCATTGATGTCGGGCCGGATTTTCGGCAACAAATGCTCCGCACCGGTGTGCATCATCTGGACGGCGTTCTCCTCACGCACGAGCACAACGACCACGTCATCGGGTTGGACGACGTGCGCCCATTCAACTTTCGCTCTGGCCACCCGATGACGGTGTATGCCTTGCCACGAGTGGCCGAGCAGGTGCGCCGTCGGTTTGAGTATGTGTTTGGCGACCCGGTGCCGGGAGTGCCGCGCATTCGATTGGTCGAAATAGACAAGGATACCTCTTTTCACATTGGCTCGGTGTGGGTGCAGCCCATCGAAATCATACACGGGCACTTGATGATTCTGGGCTTTCGTTTTGGTGATTTGACTTATATGACCGATGTGAAGGCGGTTTCGGAAAATGAGAAAGCAAAAATCGCGGGGACAAAATACCTGATAACAAGCGCCTTGCACCACCGCGAACATCCTATGCACATGAACCTTTCAGAGGCGCTGGATTTTGTGGCCGACATTGCGCCGCAGCAGGCTTGGCTCACCCACGTCAGCCACCAAATGGGGCTGACAGCCGAGATGAATGGCCAATTGCCCGCCAATGTGGCATTGGCTCACGACGGATTGGAAATTGAGTTCTTTGGTCAGTAAGACCTACTTTTGCCGCCCTATAATCAACCTCCTCATGTATCGTATTTTTCAAGTTGACGCATTTACCTCCGAACTGTTTGGGGGCAATCCCGCGGCTGTGGTGCCGCTCGAAAATTGGTTGCCCGACGAAATGATGCAACTCATCGCACGCGAGAACAACCTATCGGAGACGGCCTTTTTTGTTCCGTCAGACAAGCCCGACACATATCACATTCGGTGGTTCACCCCGGCCACGGAGGTACAACTCTGTGGCCATGCGACGCTGGCTTCGGCTCACGTTGTGTTCAATCTTCTGAAAACCAACGTTTCGGAAAAACTTTCCTTTCAAAGTCGCAGTGGTTGGCTCCATGTGCAGCGTGACGATGACTGGCTCACCTTGGATTTTCCGAGCGACCTGTTGCAACCCATCGAAATGCCTGCCGCGCTTCAAAAGGGATTCAACATTCTGCCCACCATGGTTTTGCTTGGCCGGGAGGATTATTTGTGCATCTACGACTCGCAAGCCGATGTGTTGGCGCTCCAGCCTGATTTTCGCATTCTGTCAACCGTGCCAGCCAGAGGTTTCATTTGCACGGCTCCCGGTGAGCAGTCTGATTTTGTGTCGCGGTGCTTTTATCCTGCTTACGGCATTGACGAAGACCCTGTGACAGGCTCGGCACACACGACCCTGACTCCTTATTGGGCGGGCATTTTGGGCAAAACCACGCTTAGCGCCATCCAAGTGTCGGAGCGCCTCGGCTTCTTGCTCTGTACCTTGGCTGGCGACCGTGTGTTGATTTCGGGGCAGGCCGTCCTATACATGGAAGGGCTAATCGCCGTGAACAAAAACTAACCTTTCAAACCGATGCGTACCGAGCTCGCCAATCGCCAGCCGTTGTATTGGGCCGACCGCCTGCGCAACCTCGCCACGTTGTTGGTTATCATGATTCATGCATCCGGCACGGTGGCTCAGGAACACCACGAATGTGACTCCCTCTTTTGGTGGTCGGGCAATCTGTGGGCGTCCTTGGCGCGGCCTTCGGTGCCGTTGTTCGTGATGTTGAGTGGTTTTTTGTTGCTGGGGAAAGACTATCCACTGGGAGATTTTTTGAAAAAAAGATTTGGTCGCGTAGTGGTGCCCGCGTTGTTTTGGATGGTCATATACAGTTACTACAATTACCGGGCGAGAGGCATACCTGCAACTATTGCGGAGGGCATTCAGGGCATTGTGGAGCGCCCGGTGCATTATCACTTGTGGTTTATCTATCTCATCGTCGGCCTCTACATGGTCTATCCGGTGCTGCGCCCTTGGGTGCGCTCGGCCAAAGAGCAGGACTACCGGTATTTTTTTGCCTGCGTCGTGTTGGGCACATGGGTTTACAAAGTCCTATCGGTGTTTTTCGGCATCCACATCGGCATTTACTTCGAGCTCTTCACCAACAACTGCGGCTATTTTGTGCTGGGGTATTATTTGGGGAACAAAGAGGTGGGGGGCGGAAGGTCAGAGATAGAAGACGGAGGGCCGATGCCATGGAGATTGTCCGAACGGCGCGTCAGGGTGTTGGCCATTGGCCTCATTGTGTTGGGCACAGCCATCACCGCAGTCGGCACTTGGTGGGCAAGCAAGGCGCAAGGTGGCGCCTTCCATCCTTTTTTCTACGATTATCTGTCGCCCAACGTTGGCATGGCGGCCATCGGCTGGTTTTTGTTGGCCCGATGGTCGTGGCACAAGTTGCCATTGCTCGACGTTGAAAAACAATTGGCTGCCGCCAGTTTCGGAATCTACTTTGTCCATGTGTTGGCAATGGACTGGTGGTCGGTGTCGGGTCACTGGCAAACGAAAACGCATCCGGCAGCAGGCATCCCCATCGTGGTCGGCCTGACGGCCTTGATGTCTTTTGCGGCCATACTGCTGATAAGGGCTTTTCCGGGAGGGCAAAGGATAACTTGACAGTCTTAATGCGTTGTTTTGATAATGGGAGAATGTGACAATGGGCCAATAGTCAGCGAAAGGGTGCTTTTTCGGGAAGGGCTTGTGGCTTTGCATGGCTTGTTCCAAAAATCCGTCTGAACAGCTTGATTTAAATGATGAGCTTTTTCCAGCATTGCTACTATCTCTTGCGTGCCACCGTCTGGCTAGCGCTTGCCTTTGCGCGGGCGGGTTGGTATTTCAGATTTCGGGCGTTGCGCGATTTGGCGTTGCCCCGCGCGGAGGCGCTGACCTCCAAGGAAAAACGACGACTTCAACACTATTTCTATGGCACCACCTATCTGAGCGCCGTTTTTTGCCTGTTGCGCGGCTACCCGCGCAATGCCCGCGAAAAACATCTTTTTACGAACCTCGCGGCGCTGGCTTATTTTTTTGACGACCTCGTGGATTCCTTTCGCGGACGCGATGACTCGGGGATTCTTTGGCTGGACAATCCCGAATTGTTCGGCCAAACCGCCGACCCGCGCGGGCTGGCATTGCATTTTTTGGACAACATCCACCGCGAATTGCCGCCGAGCGAGTTGCCACAGTTCAAGGAGTTCATGCATCGGGTGTTCAATGTGGAAACGGCGGGCAGGCAGGCAAGGGCAGATACCCATTTGCAAGTCGAAGACTTGAAGAACATAACGGCAGAGAAAGGGGGCTATTCGGTGTTGTTGTTTCGGCAAGTGTTGGAACACCCGCTTTTTGCGCCGGAGCAAGAGGCGCTGTATCAGTTTGGCTATCTCGTGCAACTTTCCGACGACATTTTCGACCTGTGGCACGACCGAAAGTCTGGCACCGTCACACTGGCCACTTTTTTGGCAGAACAAAATGACGTGACCCGTTTGCGCGACATATTCGAAGAGCAAGTGGCAGTGGTGCGGGCGGCATTCTTGGAAATTCCAAATCTGCCAGAGGTGCCGGGGAACATGGCTCGCCCAACAACAAGCAAAAGCCGAAAAATGAAATGGGTGATACCTCCCGCACTTCCGCAACGAAGGCAAAGCGCCCTGCGCACACGCTCGGCGCGCACCGCTACAAGGCGCTTGCCCTCGCCTCCCGACCTGACCCGCGAGTTGGGGGCAAGCGCGGCGGTGCATTTCCTCGTCAGCATCACCCGCGTTTGCCTGCGGCATTATGAGGATTTGCAAAAAAAGCACGGAACTTTGCCGCTCGACGCTCGCTCGCTCATGGTGGTGGATATGGAAAAGTGGGGCAATCGGGTGCGGGCGGCGAAAGCATTGGCAATGGCCAAGTAACGACAACCTCTCTTGACTGTGAAATCAATCCAGAGGTTGGGCATACAATTCTGAAAATGAAAGATTCGATTCTAAAATCCATCCGCGAAGGCATCGCCGTCAAACAAGCCATTTTGGACGACGATGCCTTTTTGCAAAAAATAGAACACGCCGCGCAGGCTTTTCTTGCAACCTTTCGCAGCGGAGGCAAGGTCTTATTCTGTGGCAATGGCGGCAGTGCGGCGGATGCCCAACACCTTGCAGCAGAACTTTCCGGGCGATTCTACAAAGACCGCCCGCCGCTCTACGCGGAGGCTTTGCACGTCAACTCGTCATACATGACGGCAGTCGCCAACGACTATGGCTACGACGATGTGTTCGCCCGAATGGTGGAAGCGGCAGGCCGCAGAGGCGACGTGCTGTCGGCATTCAGCACCTCTGGCAATTCGCCCAACATTCTGAAAGCCATCGAAAAAGCCAAACATCAGGGCATGCTCGTCGTCGGATTCACGGGCGCGTCAGGCGGCAAAATGGCCGGGCGGTGCGACGTGTTGCTGAATGTCCCTTCTGCCGACACCCCGCGCATCCAAGAAGCGCACATACTCATCGGACACATCATTTGTGAAATCGTGGAACGGGAGATGTTTTGAAGTTTCCCGAAAACAATTTGTTCATGACGATTTTTGAAACACCCCGGCTGCGACTGCGCACCGTGCTCGAAGCGGATTTTCCGCATATTTTCCGAATGCAAAGCGACGCTGCCACGATGCGCTACATACGCCCGCCCACAACGGACGAACAGGTCGTGCGCGAACGCATAACCGCTTGGGAAACTTATC
This genomic interval from Saprospiraceae bacterium contains the following:
- a CDS encoding PhzF family phenazine biosynthesis protein: MWHWLTTDWKLSSLVSKTYFCRPIINLLMYRIFQVDAFTSELFGGNPAAVVPLENWLPDEMMQLIARENNLSETAFFVPSDKPDTYHIRWFTPATEVQLCGHATLASAHVVFNLLKTNVSEKLSFQSRSGWLHVQRDDDWLTLDFPSDLLQPIEMPAALQKGFNILPTMVLLGREDYLCIYDSQADVLALQPDFRILSTVPARGFICTAPGEQSDFVSRCFYPAYGIDEDPVTGSAHTTLTPYWAGILGKTTLSAIQVSERLGFLLCTLAGDRVLISGQAVLYMEGLIAVNKN
- a CDS encoding GNAT family N-acetyltransferase; the protein is MPDRKARYADFCQSHYVPMHLQPWWLDAVCSEGRWDVCLATDGGGKILGAMPFYKTRRLGLSVIQQPPLTSYAGPWLNYPLNLKPQKRLDFEKKVFDDLIRQLPRTAFFQQNFHPDVQNWLPFHWAGFRQTTRYTYLFDDLSDLEKIRAGFKNTLRTDLKKAAQAVEILQENDAAELLFQLHEMSFSRKNRRPPYSFETFQRLCSALAERQQLAIFIARDKNKSVAHLRGVPHLGVPHAGLCLAFDERRASVLLAGADPTFKSSCAAWALFWKAMEFCSERGLSLDFEGSMERDIERGFRAFGAQLTPYHQIWKAGNKPLEWLIRIVKGC
- a CDS encoding D-sedoheptulose 7-phosphate isomerase gives rise to the protein MKDSILKSIREGIAVKQAILDDDAFLQKIEHAAQAFLATFRSGGKVLFCGNGGSAADAQHLAAELSGRFYKDRPPLYAEALHVNSSYMTAVANDYGYDDVFARMVEAAGRRGDVLSAFSTSGNSPNILKAIEKAKHQGMLVVGFTGASGGKMAGRCDVLLNVPSADTPRIQEAHILIGHIICEIVEREMF
- a CDS encoding acyltransferase family protein, encoding MRTELANRQPLYWADRLRNLATLLVIMIHASGTVAQEHHECDSLFWWSGNLWASLARPSVPLFVMLSGFLLLGKDYPLGDFLKKRFGRVVVPALFWMVIYSYYNYRARGIPATIAEGIQGIVERPVHYHLWFIYLIVGLYMVYPVLRPWVRSAKEQDYRYFFACVVLGTWVYKVLSVFFGIHIGIYFELFTNNCGYFVLGYYLGNKEVGGGRSEIEDGGPMPWRLSERRVRVLAIGLIVLGTAITAVGTWWASKAQGGAFHPFFYDYLSPNVGMAAIGWFLLARWSWHKLPLLDVEKQLAAASFGIYFVHVLAMDWWSVSGHWQTKTHPAAGIPIVVGLTALMSFAAILLIRAFPGGQRIT
- a CDS encoding MBL fold metallo-hydrolase; its protein translation is MKLTLLGTGTSQGVPVIGCSCEVCASTDPRDNRLRSSAWLSDGATNIVIDVGPDFRQQMLRTGVHHLDGVLLTHEHNDHVIGLDDVRPFNFRSGHPMTVYALPRVAEQVRRRFEYVFGDPVPGVPRIRLVEIDKDTSFHIGSVWVQPIEIIHGHLMILGFRFGDLTYMTDVKAVSENEKAKIAGTKYLITSALHHREHPMHMNLSEALDFVADIAPQQAWLTHVSHQMGLTAEMNGQLPANVALAHDGLEIEFFGQ